One Sodalinema gerasimenkoae IPPAS B-353 DNA segment encodes these proteins:
- the rimM gene encoding ribosome maturation factor RimM (Essential for efficient processing of 16S rRNA): protein MVEPQQEQAWLEIGRIVAPQGVRGAMRVYPNSDFPERFLEPGQRWLRRQGDRDPEVVELLRGRDLPGKGLYVIELEGISSREAAEALRGAVLLVPEGDRPPLESGEFHVQDLLGLEVFHHQTGQRLGVTVDVFSAGNDLLQVQLDEALVPQKEESVKPKSKKKRPKPPSPPTVFVPFVKAIVPVVDLENQRLEVDPPAGLLDIIN from the coding sequence ATGGTAGAACCGCAACAGGAACAGGCTTGGTTGGAAATTGGTCGCATTGTGGCGCCTCAGGGGGTGCGCGGGGCGATGCGCGTCTATCCTAATTCCGATTTCCCTGAACGCTTCCTAGAACCGGGACAACGTTGGCTGCGGCGTCAGGGCGATCGCGATCCTGAGGTGGTTGAACTCCTCAGGGGACGAGATTTGCCCGGAAAGGGCCTCTATGTGATTGAACTAGAGGGAATCAGCAGTCGTGAAGCGGCCGAGGCCCTGCGCGGTGCGGTGTTATTGGTTCCCGAGGGCGATCGCCCTCCGTTGGAGTCAGGAGAGTTCCATGTTCAGGATTTGTTAGGCTTAGAAGTGTTCCATCACCAGACGGGCCAACGGCTTGGGGTGACGGTGGATGTGTTCTCGGCGGGCAACGACTTGTTACAAGTTCAGTTGGATGAGGCGCTCGTTCCACAAAAAGAAGAATCTGTCAAGCCCAAATCCAAGAAAAAACGCCCAAAGCCTCCCTCACCGCCGACCGTGTTTGTGCCCTTCGTCAAGGCGATCGTGCCAGTGGTGGATTTAGAGAACCAGCGCCTGGAAGTTGATCCCCCAGCGGGACTCTTAGACATCATCAACTAG
- a CDS encoding cation diffusion facilitator family transporter: MRQFTPRPCPCCTPIDSGTPIETLQLAIALVLGFSLVEWLTGQFSHSLSLLADSGHMLTDAIALSLALWATWRVRQGHPGGRTESGVAIINGLSLLVMAGLVLWEALRHLAHPPEELLSLPVLGVALLGLIINTSSAKLLHQGSQSNLNLEGAFLHAIADAMGSVGVIVAALMAYIWGWHWVDTAIGMAIAAFITISAIPLLIKAVAQWRRPVKAVQETGGLLELGQAALIPNLESASPQPRRSPSTPSPSYSCQYLKSQPKQGLSGPLSRRRNVKIR; encoded by the coding sequence ATGCGACAATTTACCCCTCGTCCCTGCCCCTGTTGTACCCCCATTGACTCAGGAACCCCCATCGAAACCCTACAACTGGCGATCGCCCTCGTCTTGGGTTTCTCCCTGGTGGAATGGCTCACAGGGCAGTTTAGCCATAGCCTCTCCCTACTGGCGGACTCCGGGCATATGCTCACCGATGCGATCGCCCTCAGCCTAGCCTTGTGGGCCACCTGGCGGGTGCGACAGGGTCATCCGGGGGGACGTACCGAAAGCGGCGTCGCGATTATCAATGGTCTGTCCTTGTTGGTGATGGCAGGATTAGTGCTGTGGGAAGCCCTACGCCATTTGGCCCATCCCCCTGAAGAATTATTGAGTTTGCCCGTGTTGGGGGTGGCCCTGTTGGGTCTGATTATCAACACCAGTAGTGCCAAACTCCTCCATCAAGGCAGTCAGAGTAACCTAAATCTCGAAGGGGCCTTTCTCCATGCCATCGCCGATGCCATGGGGTCTGTGGGCGTTATTGTGGCGGCCCTAATGGCTTATATTTGGGGGTGGCATTGGGTGGATACCGCCATTGGCATGGCGATCGCCGCATTTATCACCATCAGTGCCATTCCCCTGCTAATCAAAGCCGTGGCACAGTGGCGCCGTCCCGTCAAGGCTGTACAAGAGACAGGCGGTTTGTTAGAACTAGGCCAGGCCGCTCTCATCCCTAACCTGGAATCAGCATCACCCCAACCCCGGCGATCGCCGTCGACTCCCTCACCTTCCTACTCCTGCCAATATCTGAAATCGCAACCGAAACAAGGCCTCAGCGGTCCTTTGAGTCGGAGACGAAATGTCAAAATCCGTTGA
- a CDS encoding MlaD family protein: protein MRSRTLREGSLGLFILLGLGLFGVLSLWLRGVSVGRQTYEFVVEFQDALGMQPGAPVRYRGVRVGRLVDVVPGTNGVDAKIEILSGDLKIPRPPYVEANQVGFIGETTIDILAPDQPLPQVRDLAVPRDGDCDPEVIICHGDRVLGRVGISFEKLTRASTRFTESFSDPEFMQTVQLLLQNTAQASEDIAGLARNVSEMTVFFQEELGILSDSALATTQTLTRTAEEFGTTAESFNQTAVELNRLTATANQLVEDNRTSLVMTLDNLNMMSRELRVAASGITPLLQQSDRTLSLVNENLSQLEQANLIADLEVLVNNATVLSENAAVASQNLRDVSEAVNDPANLMLLQETLSSARSTFENVEKITADLDDLTGDPQLRENLRRLINGLSGLVSLSDQLEEDTQLAQALAVIDEQRKQLEAAEQERFEKRQLQPPRPRSPQEEKRNSGYD from the coding sequence ATGCGATCGCGGACGCTTCGAGAAGGCTCATTGGGCCTGTTTATTCTTTTAGGTTTGGGACTCTTTGGAGTGCTCTCCCTTTGGTTGCGAGGGGTGAGTGTAGGACGACAAACCTATGAATTTGTGGTGGAGTTTCAGGATGCGTTGGGAATGCAGCCTGGGGCCCCGGTTCGCTATCGTGGCGTGCGAGTGGGACGCTTGGTAGATGTGGTTCCGGGAACCAATGGGGTCGATGCAAAGATAGAAATTCTCTCGGGGGATCTCAAAATTCCCCGTCCTCCCTATGTTGAGGCTAATCAAGTCGGGTTTATTGGGGAGACGACGATTGATATCCTGGCCCCAGATCAGCCGTTGCCTCAGGTGCGAGATTTAGCGGTTCCTCGGGATGGGGACTGTGATCCTGAGGTGATTATCTGTCATGGCGATCGCGTTCTCGGTCGGGTGGGGATCAGTTTTGAGAAACTCACTCGCGCTTCAACCCGGTTTACGGAATCGTTTAGTGATCCTGAGTTTATGCAGACGGTTCAACTGCTGCTGCAAAACACGGCTCAAGCGAGTGAAGATATTGCGGGGTTAGCGCGTAATGTCTCGGAAATGACGGTGTTTTTTCAGGAAGAGTTGGGCATCTTATCGGATTCTGCCCTGGCGACGACCCAAACCTTGACGCGGACGGCGGAGGAGTTTGGCACCACCGCAGAGAGTTTTAATCAGACGGCGGTGGAGTTAAACCGCTTGACGGCTACGGCGAATCAGTTGGTGGAGGATAATCGCACCAGTTTGGTGATGACTCTGGATAATCTGAATATGATGAGTCGGGAGTTGCGCGTGGCTGCCAGTGGTATTACTCCCTTGTTGCAGCAGAGCGATCGCACCTTGAGTCTGGTGAATGAGAATTTGTCCCAGTTGGAACAGGCGAATTTGATTGCTGATTTGGAGGTGTTGGTGAACAATGCCACGGTGTTATCGGAAAATGCGGCGGTGGCGTCGCAAAATCTCCGGGATGTCTCGGAAGCGGTGAATGATCCGGCGAATCTGATGCTCTTGCAAGAAACCCTCTCCTCGGCGCGATCGACCTTTGAGAATGTGGAGAAGATTACGGCGGATTTGGATGATCTCACGGGAGATCCTCAACTTAGGGAAAATCTACGGCGGCTGATTAATGGTTTAAGTGGTTTGGTGTCTCTGAGTGATCAGCTTGAAGAAGATACCCAACTCGCTCAGGCCCTGGCGGTTATTGATGAACAGCGCAAACAACTCGAAGCAGCTGAGCAAGAGCGGTTCGAGAAACGCCAGCTGCAACCGCCAAGGCCGCGATCGCCCCAGGAAGAAAAACGCAATAGCGGCTATGATTAA
- a CDS encoding histidine kinase, with protein sequence MSITCHILVEQNPGLLYVSRNGAPEKVLPKLERFLLKFWDERETAGEHRYTPECLLAQVTVRFGFESCEDDFSNLRLGVNYDPDVEYLYRIALDKNVTVWAPEPRYRQKPQLGLEGCKQIKELSFQAV encoded by the coding sequence ATGAGCATCACCTGTCATATCCTCGTTGAGCAAAACCCGGGACTTCTCTATGTCAGCCGTAACGGCGCTCCCGAAAAAGTATTACCCAAACTCGAGCGATTTCTGCTTAAGTTTTGGGATGAGCGAGAAACTGCCGGTGAACACCGCTACACCCCGGAATGTTTACTCGCTCAAGTAACCGTTCGTTTTGGCTTTGAGAGTTGTGAGGATGACTTCTCTAATTTACGTCTCGGGGTTAACTATGATCCCGATGTCGAATATCTCTATCGTATTGCCCTCGATAAAAACGTCACCGTCTGGGCCCCAGAACCTCGTTATCGGCAAAAGCCACAACTCGGACTCGAAGGCTGTAAACAGATTAAGGAATTGTCCTTTCAAGCGGTTTAG
- a CDS encoding DEAD/DEAH box helicase, giving the protein MTSVTPEQTSAPETTSDSQTPIDDTPGNFESFNLRPEILEGIQEAGFRVPSPIQQQAIPVILEGRDAIARAQTGTGKTAAFGLPALNSVHRDSSEGVQVLVIVPTRELASQVSDELYRLGRCAGIRTVAVYGGQSIERQVSLIRRGAQVVTATPGRLLDHLKSNRLKDFSPSIVILDEADEMLDMGFLDDIEEIFTYLPKERQTLLFSATLPSAIRQLSKKILTDPLSIDVTPKDSTINTDISQRYYVLEEREREEALVRLIDTEAPNKALIFCRTKKETDMLCTTLVSRGYAASSLHGDMQQRQRNEAIESFKRGRIDLLIATDVAARGLDINDVTHVFNYHIPFDSDSYVHRIGRTGRAGRKGTAITLVTPLEFKKLTRIMHVAGSPMVYGEVPTIGEAKKQYQVELASKLQHQHIQEEAAELLQRLEEEVDINQIACKALSMLLEQQPVGGPSRIGFSVQEVENLLHRSKRRKGAPRKRRNNYRPRRTNRR; this is encoded by the coding sequence ATGACATCTGTAACTCCCGAACAAACATCCGCTCCCGAAACCACCTCCGATTCCCAAACCCCTATCGACGATACTCCAGGTAACTTCGAGTCCTTTAACCTCCGCCCAGAAATCCTCGAAGGGATTCAAGAGGCCGGCTTCCGTGTTCCTAGCCCGATTCAGCAACAAGCCATTCCCGTCATCCTCGAAGGACGCGATGCGATCGCCCGTGCTCAAACCGGGACGGGTAAAACAGCAGCCTTTGGACTCCCGGCACTCAATTCTGTTCATCGCGATAGCAGCGAAGGGGTGCAAGTCCTCGTGATTGTGCCCACCCGCGAGTTAGCCTCCCAAGTCAGTGACGAACTCTATCGTCTCGGCCGCTGTGCCGGCATTCGCACCGTTGCGGTCTATGGTGGACAATCCATTGAACGCCAAGTGTCCCTTATCCGTCGTGGCGCTCAGGTGGTGACGGCGACCCCCGGCCGCCTACTCGACCACCTCAAATCCAATCGTCTCAAGGACTTCTCACCCTCAATTGTTATCCTCGACGAAGCCGATGAGATGTTGGATATGGGCTTCCTCGATGATATTGAGGAAATCTTTACCTATTTACCGAAAGAGCGACAAACCCTCCTCTTTTCCGCCACCCTTCCCTCGGCGATTCGTCAGTTATCCAAGAAAATCCTCACCGATCCCCTCTCGATTGATGTCACCCCCAAAGACTCAACCATCAATACTGACATCAGCCAGCGTTACTATGTGCTCGAAGAACGGGAACGAGAGGAAGCCTTAGTCCGGCTAATTGATACAGAAGCCCCCAACAAAGCCCTAATCTTCTGTCGCACCAAGAAAGAGACGGATATGCTTTGCACTACCCTCGTCTCTCGGGGCTATGCTGCCAGTTCCCTCCATGGGGATATGCAGCAGCGACAGCGCAATGAAGCCATTGAAAGCTTCAAGCGGGGACGCATCGACCTACTCATTGCCACGGACGTAGCCGCCCGAGGGTTGGATATTAACGACGTGACCCACGTCTTTAACTATCACATTCCCTTCGACTCCGATAGCTATGTTCACCGGATTGGTCGGACTGGACGTGCTGGACGTAAGGGAACTGCCATTACCCTGGTGACTCCCCTAGAGTTCAAGAAACTCACCCGGATTATGCACGTTGCCGGTTCACCGATGGTCTACGGAGAAGTTCCCACCATTGGCGAAGCCAAGAAACAATATCAGGTGGAATTGGCCTCAAAACTGCAACACCAACATATTCAGGAAGAAGCGGCCGAGTTGCTACAACGACTTGAAGAAGAAGTCGATATTAATCAGATCGCCTGTAAGGCCCTGTCGATGCTTCTTGAACAGCAGCCGGTGGGTGGCCCTAGTCGCATTGGCTTTAGTGTGCAGGAAGTGGAAAACCTCCTACACCGTTCCAAGCGTCGTAAAGGTGCCCCCCGCAAACGCCGCAACAACTACCGTCCCCGCCGGACGAATCGCCGTTAG
- a CDS encoding gluconeogenesis factor YvcK family protein codes for MKHTIRDLKRVSRSRTPYRAKQWFKWLSPGLSLKRWLVVSAAGMVLALLGIAIWTKLTPVYYLLQFVEVALTTIATRIPNYISGPLVVISGILLLLWGQTRTMGSIHDALKPEDNGELIDALMERRRLHRGPHIVALGGGTGLSTLLRGIKTYSANITAVVTVADDGGSSGRLRREIGVLPPGDIRNCLAALADEETLLAELFQYRFQGGTGLSGHSFGNLFLAAMADITGDLEQAVVASSQVLAVRGEVLPATLTDVTLWAELADGRRIQGESSITEARGKIMRLGCLPERPVPLPRVLEAIAQAEVIVIGPGSLYTSVIPNLLVPDIVEAIANSSAQRLYVCNIMTEPGETDGYTVSDHILAIDRACGDRRIFDGVVVQKTKPSARALIRYAQKQSHPVDLDLDVVERLGRQVVLANIMSEDPQSGMVRHDSLKLARTLAQQFSGKR; via the coding sequence ATGAAACACACAATCCGCGATCTCAAACGAGTCTCCCGAAGTCGAACCCCTTATCGTGCCAAACAATGGTTTAAGTGGCTCTCTCCGGGGCTGTCGTTAAAGCGATGGTTAGTGGTGAGTGCAGCGGGAATGGTTTTGGCCTTATTGGGCATCGCCATCTGGACGAAGCTGACGCCGGTCTATTACCTCTTGCAGTTTGTGGAGGTGGCCCTCACCACCATTGCCACTCGGATTCCCAACTATATCAGCGGCCCCCTCGTCGTGATTAGCGGCATCTTGCTGCTGTTATGGGGACAGACACGGACGATGGGATCGATTCATGATGCCCTTAAACCCGAAGATAATGGGGAGTTAATTGATGCCCTCATGGAACGGCGGCGACTCCACCGCGGACCTCACATTGTGGCCCTGGGGGGCGGAACTGGGTTATCGACCCTATTACGGGGCATAAAGACCTACAGTGCCAACATTACTGCTGTGGTCACCGTTGCCGATGATGGGGGGTCTTCGGGGCGTTTACGGCGAGAAATTGGCGTGTTGCCTCCTGGAGACATTCGCAACTGTTTAGCCGCCCTGGCAGACGAGGAAACCCTCTTAGCGGAGTTATTTCAATATCGCTTCCAGGGCGGAACCGGGCTGAGTGGCCATAGTTTTGGCAATCTGTTTTTAGCGGCCATGGCCGATATTACCGGAGATTTAGAACAGGCCGTGGTGGCCAGTTCCCAGGTGTTGGCCGTGCGGGGGGAGGTGTTACCGGCGACCCTGACGGATGTCACGCTCTGGGCTGAGTTAGCCGATGGCCGCCGTATTCAGGGAGAGTCGAGTATTACGGAAGCGCGGGGCAAAATTATGCGGTTGGGTTGTCTGCCTGAGCGGCCGGTGCCCCTGCCTCGGGTGCTAGAAGCGATCGCCCAGGCGGAGGTCATTGTGATTGGGCCGGGAAGTTTGTATACCAGTGTCATTCCCAATTTGCTGGTTCCCGATATTGTCGAGGCGATCGCCAACTCGTCGGCCCAGCGCCTTTATGTCTGCAACATCATGACGGAACCGGGGGAAACCGACGGCTATACAGTCTCCGATCATATCCTCGCCATCGATCGCGCCTGTGGCGATCGCCGTATCTTTGATGGGGTGGTCGTTCAGAAGACCAAACCCTCGGCCCGGGCCCTAATTCGCTATGCTCAAAAACAATCCCATCCAGTGGACTTAGACTTAGACGTGGTGGAACGATTGGGGCGACAGGTCGTTTTAGCCAATATCATGAGCGAAGATCCCCAATCGGGCATGGTGCGTCATGATTCTCTGAAACTCGCCCGCACCCTGGCCCAGCAGTTTTCCGGTAAACGTTAA
- a CDS encoding glycogen/starch/alpha-glucan phosphorylase, with protein MNKVISSNPDNTPIKVEDDRTGMSSETLKRAFADQLFYLQGKDQSIATLNDYYRALAYVVRDRLLHRFIKTIRTYREENVKVVCYLSAEFLMGRHLGNNLVNLGLFEKIQQIIEESGLSLEELLEQEQDPGLGNGGLGRLAACFLDSLATLEIPAIGYGIRYEFGIFHQIIQDGWQVEIPDNWLRFGNPWEIARPEDTVEVKLGGHTEMFHDSNGNSRWCWIPDRTVIGIPHDTPVPGYKTNTVNPLRLWKAEASEAFNFDAFNAGNYDRAVAEKINSETISKVLYPNDNTPQGRELRLAQQYFFVSASLQDLVRLHLRTNPSLENFHERVAIQLNDTHPAIAVAELMRLFLDEHNLDWDTAWSISEKTLCYTNHTLLPEALERWSVKLFKRLLPRHLELIYEINFRFLEDVRTWFPGDDELARRLSIIEEGPEKQVRMAHLACVGSHAINGVAALHTELLKSQTLRDFARLWPEKFFNKTNGVTPRRWMLLSNPKLSQLITEKIGDGWLKDLGQLSGIEKCLEDTGFRKQWQDIKRQNKQELAAYIKAKRGIDVNPDSLFDVQVKRIHEYKRQHLAALHIITLYNRIKRNPDADILPRTFIFGGKAAPGYIMAKLIIKLINAVGEVVNKDPDVRGRLKVVFLPNFNVSLGERIYPAADLSEQISTAGKEASGTGNMKFAMNGALTIGTLDGANIEIREEAGAENFFLFGLTAQEVQDLKAKGYNPRSYYENNPELRAAIDRIAHGDFSPGDRDRFKPIVDNLLYGDPFMLLADYQAYIDCQQEVSKAYRDLDSWTRMAILNSARMGKFSSDRTINEYCQEIWNAKPVKIELEEYSQAEATLKRSVKMR; from the coding sequence ATGAATAAAGTTATCTCCTCCAACCCAGACAACACGCCGATTAAGGTTGAAGATGACCGCACCGGCATGAGTAGCGAAACCCTAAAACGGGCCTTTGCAGACCAACTCTTCTATCTTCAGGGCAAGGATCAGTCCATTGCGACCCTGAACGACTACTATCGCGCCCTCGCTTACGTGGTGCGCGATCGCCTGCTGCATCGCTTCATCAAAACCATTCGCACCTACCGCGAAGAAAACGTCAAAGTTGTCTGTTACCTCTCCGCCGAGTTCCTGATGGGCCGGCATTTAGGTAACAACCTGGTGAATCTGGGCCTGTTCGAGAAAATTCAGCAGATTATCGAAGAATCTGGCCTCAGTCTCGAAGAACTCCTCGAACAAGAACAAGATCCCGGCCTCGGCAACGGCGGCTTAGGACGGCTGGCGGCGTGTTTCCTCGATTCCCTCGCCACCCTAGAAATTCCCGCCATTGGCTACGGGATTCGCTACGAATTTGGCATCTTCCACCAAATCATCCAAGACGGCTGGCAAGTGGAGATCCCCGATAACTGGCTGCGGTTCGGTAATCCTTGGGAAATTGCTCGCCCCGAAGACACCGTGGAGGTGAAACTCGGCGGCCACACAGAAATGTTCCACGACAGCAACGGCAACTCCCGCTGGTGTTGGATTCCCGATCGCACCGTCATCGGGATTCCCCATGACACCCCCGTTCCTGGCTACAAAACCAACACCGTCAACCCCTTACGACTCTGGAAAGCCGAAGCCAGTGAGGCCTTCAACTTCGATGCCTTCAACGCCGGGAACTATGACCGGGCCGTGGCCGAGAAAATTAACTCCGAAACCATCTCCAAGGTTCTCTATCCCAACGACAACACCCCTCAAGGTCGAGAACTGCGCCTAGCACAACAATACTTCTTTGTCTCGGCATCGTTACAAGACTTAGTCCGCCTGCATCTGCGGACCAACCCCTCCCTGGAAAACTTCCATGAACGGGTAGCCATTCAACTCAACGATACCCACCCGGCGATCGCCGTTGCTGAGTTGATGCGACTGTTCCTCGACGAACATAACCTGGATTGGGACACTGCCTGGAGTATCAGCGAGAAAACCCTCTGCTACACCAACCACACCCTACTCCCCGAAGCCCTAGAACGGTGGTCTGTAAAACTCTTCAAACGCCTTCTCCCCCGTCACCTGGAACTGATTTACGAAATCAACTTCCGCTTCCTCGAAGATGTGCGGACTTGGTTCCCCGGTGACGACGAACTGGCGCGGCGCTTATCCATCATCGAAGAAGGCCCCGAAAAACAAGTGCGCATGGCTCATCTGGCCTGCGTTGGGTCCCATGCCATCAACGGCGTAGCAGCCCTGCATACGGAACTGCTGAAAAGCCAGACCCTACGAGACTTTGCCCGTCTGTGGCCCGAGAAATTCTTCAACAAAACCAACGGTGTGACCCCTCGCCGCTGGATGTTGCTGAGTAACCCCAAACTCTCGCAACTGATTACCGAAAAAATTGGTGATGGTTGGCTCAAGGATTTGGGTCAACTCAGTGGGATTGAAAAATGTCTCGAAGACACAGGCTTCCGCAAACAATGGCAAGATATTAAACGGCAAAATAAACAAGAGTTAGCCGCCTATATCAAAGCCAAACGGGGCATTGATGTGAATCCCGATTCCCTGTTTGACGTACAAGTCAAGCGGATTCACGAGTACAAACGGCAGCATTTAGCCGCCCTGCACATTATTACCCTTTACAACCGCATCAAGCGCAACCCTGACGCGGATATCCTGCCTCGGACCTTTATCTTTGGTGGCAAGGCCGCACCGGGATATATCATGGCTAAGTTGATTATTAAACTAATCAATGCCGTGGGAGAAGTGGTGAACAAAGACCCCGACGTTCGCGGACGGTTGAAAGTGGTGTTTTTACCCAACTTCAACGTATCTCTTGGGGAACGGATTTACCCAGCGGCGGATTTATCCGAGCAAATTTCTACGGCGGGTAAAGAAGCTTCAGGAACCGGTAACATGAAGTTTGCCATGAATGGGGCTTTAACCATTGGGACCCTCGACGGGGCAAACATCGAGATTCGCGAAGAAGCCGGGGCCGAAAACTTCTTCCTCTTTGGCTTGACGGCCCAGGAAGTTCAGGATTTGAAAGCCAAAGGCTATAATCCTCGCTCTTACTACGAGAATAACCCTGAATTACGGGCGGCCATTGATCGCATTGCCCATGGGGACTTCTCTCCGGGCGATCGCGATCGCTTCAAGCCGATTGTGGACAACCTTCTCTATGGTGATCCCTTCATGCTGTTAGCCGACTATCAAGCCTACATTGACTGTCAGCAAGAGGTGAGCAAAGCCTATCGCGACCTTGACTCCTGGACGCGCATGGCCATTCTCAACTCAGCCCGCATGGGTAAATTCTCCAGCGATCGCACCATCAACGAGTATTGCCAAGAAATTTGGAATGCCAAACCTGTCAAAATCGAGTTAGAGGAATATTCCCAAGCCGAAGCCACCCTAAAACGCTCCGTCAAAATGCGCTAA
- a CDS encoding Coenzyme F420 hydrogenase/dehydrogenase, beta subunit C-terminal domain, which translates to MTAVNSPTPSSPSPSSSTRPAHYKAKGLKPGGPRPAKALCSECGLCDTHYIHYVKEACAFIHQQFESLEDRIHGRSRQLDDETQTYFGVHQSMTAARKKDPIDGAQWTGIVSSIACEMLNSGKVEGVVCVQNSPDDRFQPMPVIARTPEEVLAARVNKPTLSPNLSVLEQVERSGLKRLLVIGVGCQIQALRAVQDKLGLEKLYVLGTPCVDNVTRAGLQKFLETTSRSPETVVHYEFMQDFRVHFKHEDGSIEKVPFFGLNTKELKDVFAPSCMSCFDYVNGLADLVVGYMGAPFGWQWILVRNDIGQEMLDLVQSQLETQPVSSRGDRRQAVQQSIPAYDKGVTLPMWAAQLMGVVIERVGPKGLEYARFSIDSHFTRNYLYVQRNYPEKLERHVPEFAKRIVGQYKLPE; encoded by the coding sequence ATGACTGCGGTGAACTCCCCCACCCCTTCCTCTCCTTCCCCCTCCTCCTCAACTCGGCCAGCCCATTACAAAGCGAAAGGACTCAAACCGGGTGGCCCACGTCCCGCTAAAGCCCTCTGTAGTGAATGTGGTCTGTGTGACACCCATTACATCCATTATGTGAAAGAGGCCTGCGCCTTTATCCATCAGCAGTTCGAGTCCCTCGAAGACCGGATTCACGGGCGATCGCGCCAGCTAGATGATGAGACGCAAACCTACTTCGGGGTTCACCAATCCATGACCGCCGCCCGCAAAAAAGACCCCATTGACGGGGCACAATGGACGGGGATCGTCAGCAGTATTGCCTGTGAGATGTTGAACTCAGGCAAAGTTGAAGGGGTGGTTTGTGTACAAAACTCCCCCGACGATCGCTTCCAACCCATGCCCGTCATCGCCCGCACCCCCGAGGAGGTGTTAGCGGCCCGGGTCAATAAACCCACCCTCTCGCCAAACCTCTCAGTCCTCGAACAGGTAGAACGCTCAGGACTCAAACGGCTGCTGGTGATTGGTGTGGGCTGTCAAATCCAGGCCCTGCGAGCAGTTCAGGACAAATTGGGCTTAGAAAAACTCTATGTCCTCGGGACTCCCTGTGTCGACAACGTCACGCGGGCCGGCTTGCAGAAATTCCTAGAAACCACCAGCCGCTCCCCGGAGACGGTGGTGCATTATGAGTTTATGCAGGATTTTCGGGTGCATTTCAAACATGAGGATGGCTCAATCGAGAAAGTGCCCTTCTTTGGCTTAAATACCAAGGAACTCAAGGATGTTTTTGCCCCCTCCTGCATGAGTTGTTTTGACTATGTCAATGGCTTAGCAGATTTGGTGGTGGGCTATATGGGTGCCCCCTTCGGCTGGCAATGGATTCTGGTGCGTAACGACATCGGTCAGGAAATGTTAGATTTGGTGCAATCTCAGTTAGAGACGCAACCGGTGTCCTCTCGGGGCGATCGCCGTCAAGCGGTTCAACAGAGTATTCCCGCCTATGACAAGGGCGTAACCCTACCCATGTGGGCAGCACAGCTGATGGGGGTGGTCATTGAGCGTGTGGGGCCGAAAGGGCTAGAATATGCCCGGTTTTCCATTGACTCTCACTTTACCCGCAATTATCTCTATGTTCAGCGGAACTATCCAGAGAAACTCGAGCGTCATGTGCCCGAGTTTGCCAAGCGCATTGTTGGACAGTATAAACTTCCTGAGTAA
- a CDS encoding ABC transporter ATP-binding protein, with protein MALLDHNGDRNCPPEPIVELKGISKSFGNTVILDQVDLTIYPGDALGIIGPSGTGKSTILRLIAGLLPPDSGEIYIKGQLRQGLIEDNSDPIGIGMVFQQAALFDSLTVDENVGFSLYQHSKLPHSQIRKLVEDSLERVGLGGSADLYPAQLSGGMRKRVSFARAIIAHPEDPSHASEILLYDEPTAGLDPIASTVVEDLIRDLHVGQKHCSCSTYVMVTHQESTIRRTTDRVIFLYRGKVQWEGNVRELDHTDHPLIRQFRTGSIEGPIRAAG; from the coding sequence ATGGCGCTTCTGGATCACAACGGCGATCGCAATTGTCCCCCAGAGCCGATCGTTGAACTAAAAGGCATCTCTAAGTCCTTCGGTAACACGGTGATCCTCGATCAGGTGGACCTAACGATTTACCCTGGAGATGCTTTGGGGATTATCGGGCCATCGGGAACAGGAAAGTCAACCATTCTCCGGTTGATTGCTGGGTTGCTGCCGCCGGATTCGGGAGAAATCTATATCAAAGGTCAATTGCGCCAAGGCCTGATTGAGGATAACTCGGATCCCATCGGCATTGGCATGGTGTTTCAACAGGCGGCCCTGTTTGACTCCCTGACGGTTGATGAAAATGTTGGCTTTTCTCTGTATCAACATTCCAAATTGCCTCACTCACAGATTCGTAAGCTCGTCGAGGATAGTTTAGAACGGGTGGGACTCGGTGGAAGTGCCGATCTCTATCCGGCCCAACTGTCAGGGGGGATGCGCAAACGCGTCAGTTTTGCTCGGGCCATTATTGCTCACCCCGAGGATCCCAGCCACGCTTCTGAGATTTTGCTCTATGATGAACCCACAGCCGGCCTCGATCCCATCGCCTCGACAGTGGTTGAAGATTTGATTCGGGATCTCCATGTCGGTCAAAAACACTGTAGTTGTAGCACCTATGTCATGGTGACCCATCAAGAGAGTACAATTCGCCGAACCACAGATCGGGTGATTTTTCTCTATCGCGGTAAAGTACAGTGGGAAGGGAATGTTCGGGAACTCGATCACACGGATCATCCCTTAATTCGACAATTTCGCACCGGTAGCATCGAGGGCCCCATTCGGGCGGCGGGGTGA